The DNA region tttttaaaaatgattacaaaCCTAAACTGTGGAAAATCGGTCTTCACTGCAGCACAGATAAACACTGCCTATTTGTCCTTTCCACCATGCCTTGGACCTACCACTACAGGATTGGAAGCATTTATCTCTGTGTGTTCTGTGTATATCcatctatttttctctcttttgaagGACCAGGAAAGCATAATAGTAagttacataaaaattaaaatgttatatagCAAATAAATAGGTGTCCTGGAGACCCAAACTCACATTTAGATTCAATAGATGCATTTCAGCTTTTCTTTCAATAGTATGAGCTGAACAAATCATGCTTGGAAAGCAAGAGAGGAATCTGCCAGTAATACACTTTAATTATCATGATAAAAacatgcaaacaaaacaaaagccttcATTTGGGCCCAGAGAACCATTAGCCATTAGAGTGATAGGATGGGTTCCCCCATTGTCAGAAGCTCTTAGATCTTCTCACCGAGGCAACAGCCCCAGTTTTTAACCCTTCATTTCATTCTGACCATCCGTGCATTCAGTGACCCTCCCTATGTGATGTGAAGTGAGCCCAAAGCCGCCTCATATACATAGCCGTCCCCACCTGGAACTCTGCTAGTGCTCGTGGCTTGGTGGCTTGATCCGAAAGTCTCCTATTTAACAAGTGCTCTGACAGGAGGAGGTGGCAAGGGcttatacagttgatccttgaacaacatgggttggAGCTGCCtgagtccacttatacatggatttttttcaagcGTAAATACTACATAGCTCAGGGCTGGTTGAATCTGCGTGTGTGGAAGCTCGGATACAGAGGAAGCAGGGATAGGCAGGCTACACCGTAGGGAGGGCCTACTATAAGTTACACACGGATTTTCCACTGCACAGAGGGTTGGCACCCCTCACCCCCAAGTTGTTTAAGGGTCAAGTGTATGCTAGTATGAGCTGTTCGTATCTCATATCTTAACCAAAAGAGCTAATCTATAACCTAGCATGACATAAACTGGGCTGGCAAGGACCAAAGGTTTAAGTCAGGTTGGGTCCCATTATGGGGTGTGGCCTAACACCCCAACCTGAACATCTGATGGTCCCTAGCACGTGGGGGTATCATGctggaggggagagaaaaggaggtAGAGAAAATACATAAAGGGCAGTGAAAAGAAGTTCAGCCTTGCTTATGCTCAACGTTTGAAAATGGCTGGGGGGACTAGTCTGCCAAGGTACTTGACCTTGGTGTCCGTCCTCTTTCCTGAAGGTGACATAGGTAGTCTGGGCAATGGTGACTCTGCCAGGCATGGAACTTTGATGATACGTGATGCAAATTATCTCAAGCTGTGGGACCCCACGTGCCTTGGCAATGAGTGTGCAGAACGTCATTTGCgtctttatataaaatacaatctCAAAGCCATGCATTGCATCTACCTTTGCTAAAGGTGGACTGATATTAGCTTTAGCTTCAGGACAACCAAAAGACGAGGGAGGAAAATAAGCTTCCTCTCTTTTCATCTCAGTGTTCTGCAGAGAAGAGTATTTTCCTCCCATCCAACTACAGGGCATATGCCCTTTCACAGGAGACCTAATGGACAGGAAATAAAGGGGAGGGAGTGGAAGGGAGCAATTGCTGCAAGGAAGCTGCAAAAAGCATTAATCACTAGTAATCATAATAAAGCCAGCTTTAAACAATTCATGAGTTGATTAAGAAATTTCTGTATAGTGGCTGCCCCCAGGAACCCTACAATCTTTATTCACTTGCTCACTTCTTAAAAAGAATTTTCATCACCTTGTAAGTCATTTGCGTTACTCTCGGAAGGTGAGGTGGTGAAATGGGACAGTAAGAAACGTCAGTACTTATCAACTAAAATGAGGTGTAGCCTTGGCTGGACCTTGAAAGTTGGGCCTTGGGTAACTAAGAGGGCCTTGGGTATCAAGAAGCAGTAAcctctgagctccatctctctGAACCCATTTTATTCTATTTCCCAATGCTGAACTGGAGAGATTGAGAGAATGGCTAGGGCTTAAACATCATGTTCTAGTCTTCCATAAAAATGCGTGCTATTCCAGCAGGCTACCGTGCTCTTGGTATAGGGAGATGTCAGCTGCCTCTAAATAGACCCATCTCCCTTCTAGAAGCTCCCCACAAAGTGACTGTCACGACCACGTGGGAGCAAACCCATACCTGCAGAGCTATTCTTCATCCACGTCTGTTACAAACTGTGAATGGTGTTCGGGTGACTTGCTGTGCGTTTTGCTTAGGTGGAGTTTTACTGCGTGTTTGCTCACAAATGTCCGACAGCACAACTTACACTTGAATTTAGAGTCTGTGTCCTCTTCGCCAGCTATGGTTTCCGGTGACCTCTGAGCCGACGATACCCGGGAGATCTCTCGCTCCACTTTGCTTTGTTGTTCCACGGCCACACGGGTCATGTCCTTCATTTGGAAACCTAGGTGAGATTCTAAGTGGCTGATGTAGGTAGAAGGGGTTCTGAACTGGGAGACACAGTCGCTGCAATAGAAGACAGGCTGTCCTTTGTCCATGTTTTTCAGAAATTTGGTCCCGCCCGTTTTCCTAAGTTGGTACTTGACGTTGGCGAGCCAGTGGCTGATGGTGGTCATCGAGAGCCCCGTAAACTTCGAGATCTGCATTCGCTCTTGTGGGCCCAGATCGGACAGCAGGTATTTGCCCTCCGATGTCTGGAAGAGGCTGGAGGCAAACTGAGCCTGCAGGATCAGAAGATGCTGAGGGTTCCAGTTGGACTGCCGGCCTTTTCTTTTATGCAAGGTTGAGACTTCGCTGGACACATCCTCAAAGCGCCTGACATCCATCTCCAGCTTCACGGGAGGGACCCTGGAGGAAGCAGCAGGCTTTGGGGTGGTGGCTTTGGGGAGGACTTTGACCATGTCAGCGATATCAGACAGAGCGTGCTTCTGGGGTGGGGACGTACAGGATTGTGCTTGCGAGGACTCAGCCTTCTTGCTTTTGGACTTGGTCAGGTCGATTGGCTGATCGTTGTTCTCAAACAGGTAGCGTCTGGACACGCTGGCCGGCCTTGTGGAGACAGGACTCAAAACCGGCTTGTCCACGACACTGAGATTCGACTTATGAAACATCGACATTGTGCTTGAGCTTGGGCTGGAGCAGGAAGGAGAGCGCAAGGGTTCCGTAGCTTTGCCCAGGTGATTGTTCAGGACAGACTGCAGGGCACTGAGCGGGTTGATGCACGGCAGGGCCGAAGCATGGTTGGCGAGGGCACAGCCGTTGCTGAGAGAAGATGCTGGCTCCAAGGGCTGGGGTTTCTCTTTCTCACCACCTTCTTTCATCCGCTTGTCCTCCTCCTTCCGGGGACAAGGCTCAGCCTTTTTGGATTCTGAAGGGGGCTCACATTTGGAGAAAGAATCCCCCTCGCTGTGGCTGAAGGAGGATGCCTCTTCACGGGGACTCTCTTTCCCACACTCCTTCACTTCATCTTTGTCTTCGGGTTCCTTCTTAACTTGTGTGTATGGGGTCAGGCTTGTGGGCACAGAAACCAGCGGCATCACTTTCCACTTGGGTGCAATTGGCCTTAGCTTGTTGGTGAGGTTGGGTCGAATCTGCAGTACCTGGGAGCCCATCGGCAAAGAAGGCTTGGTGCCCTCTGACAGCTGGTAGGCGGCATGGATGCTGGGGTACGCGCTCCAGCTGGGAGCCCCATTTTGGGCTTTGTTGATGGCGGTGGTGACAGTATTTTCCAGTGACTTCAAAATGTCCCCTCCACCCTTTGAGCCGTCTTCCAAATCCTCCTCCCTTAGATACTGATATTTTATCGTAGGGTCTAAGGGTTTTTGTAGAGGGTCTTCACAGTCCTCGCTTTTCATGACTTTCTCATCCTTGTTGATCtgctctggtttttcttttttaccctcTCTCTTTAACTCAGTTGTAGAAGCTGTGCAGTCAGAAGCTGAGTTACTCGATGGCTTGGGAGCCAGAGAATCACTGTTTGGGGCATCCGACAATGACTGCATCTTCTCCATGGCGAGAGGGTCTAGCACCAGCTGCTTCCCTTTCTTGGAGGCAGAGctggtgaccttgagaaagtgacCGGTGACCATCATGTGGGTGGTGAGCTGCTGCAAAGTATCGTGGGAGCTCCCACACTCCATGCACTTCAGGATCTGGGACTTGCAGGCCTCAAACTGCCAGGTGTAGCTGGCGCCATTTTGGTAGCCGTAGCGATTGTTGGAGGACAGCTGTAAGTTGGCGTTCTTCTGAGAAGGAAACGAATCTGCAAACGATCCTGTGGTCGAATCGGGGGAACATGGCCGATTGATGTCAAAGATGCGTTTCTTCGCCGGAGTGACCATTTTTGATGAAATGGTCGGTACTGGTTCCTTCAAAGGCACTTTTTGGTAATGTTTTGTTTTGATCATGTGGACGCTCAAATCTTGGAGGGAATCGAAGGAGTCGCCACAAAACATACACTTCAGGACCTTTTGAGCATCCTCCTTGTCCATATCCTGGAAAGCCCTTTTCCGGGGCTTTGAATAGCTCGTGGGTCTGAGCTTGTCCTTTTTGCGGTTGTCATCTTGATAGTGGCCCGTTTCGTTCATGTGCACAGTCAACTCGACCAGGGTGTCATAGGCGGCGCTGCACTGCCGGCACCGGAACCTGCTGGCCCCAGTGAAAACGGTCCCGCACATCTTACTGCTCTGCCGGTACAGCTGGACCGAGCTGAACAGGCTGGGCTTTGACACGGATCTGGAAGGCAAGTTCTGCTGTAGGCTTTTGGACAGAGCGTCTTGGTGCCAATCGAAATCAGTCTTGTTGCTGCCATTTCGGGGGTCACAATTCCGCCTCTCGCTGTTGGACAGTTTGAAGCCAAGACCCAGGCCCGACCAGTAGGAATCAGACAAGATGTTGGCGTAGACGGCGGTCATTTTATCCATGCAACTGTGGGCTTCGTTTGGAAGCTTGGGGTGCGCACTCGCTTTCTTGTCCAAGGCATCTCGGCCACACACACTCTTGATGTCTGACACCTGGTCACTGGCATCACTCAGCAAGGACTCATTCTCGGCGTCCTGATTGGACAGGTGACTTCCTGGAGAGTTCTGGTAGCTGAAGCAGCCTTTCTGCTCGGGGCCCGTTTCTAGCTCCTCGTCTGTCCCTGGGTCATTGCTGCCCTGAAGCTGAGCTACTGAACCactgtcttcctcttcctcctcttcttttatttcctcctcttccttcagcTGTTCTTCCTGGGCGTAGCCtgcaagagaagaagaagagatgagATAACAGTAGCAGGTGACATATCCCATCCCAATTTCCCCACTTAGACAAAGTGCTTCCCATATGGAACTAACAATTTAATCGACACTTTTATGAACTGCAAGCAACGGATACAGGAAAAAACCAAATGATGTCTTTTGTGCCATCTAacgcctttttaaaaaaattggtagGAGTCATAATTCTTTATAAGTGCCTAGAATTCCAAGTtaataattttcatgtttaagGAATATCACTCTAATACTCCTATAATGGGACAGTCACTAAATTCACATGTATGACTTTCAGGAAAGCTGGACTGAAATTCAGATCCTGTTACAGACATAGCTCTACAAGAAGGACATTGGCTCATAAGAAAACTAAGACTTGACCCTTAGCATCCTCATGGTAAGGTTTACCAAGACACTTGGCCCTGTTGGCATACACTCATTTTTGAGTGCTCAGAAGTAATTTGGATGCATAGCCATTACATTTTTGATAGCAAGGGTCCTTTTTgtcataacatttttatttgtagaGAGTCTCACAGCAGGAAGAGAGATTATGGAGTATCAAATAAAATCTTCCATTGATAGCTGAAAAATTATGTAAGCTCAGCaaatataatgattttaaaataatagcaaatgGTGTTAGAATGGGAGATTTGGGAACTATCCTATTATTCTCAAACAGGTTTATGAAGACCTTTTCAGAAAAGGCTGAAAATGCCCTCTCGATCTTGTGCCTGTAATTTCAAATGCACTATGATTTGTGGGTACCCGTCATGAGATGCCAATTATACGTTTGATTTGTAGATGCAAAATGCTATTGGGGATGCATGCTTTCCCTTCTCTGAAAGGATTTAGGACCAGTAATTGCATAGGGAAAATGAAGGCATGAGAGAGCAGGTACAAAGGGAATTAATGGGCAAATACCCATCAATGGAGATGAGGAATGTGACTATTTATGCTCATGTGCTCATTTTCTTCACCTGCCCTTTTCAGAGCCACGTGGATAAAATGCAACCAAAGAAGTACCAAAGCAAGGGAGATTCAGTCTTAGATGTGTAAGGGCTGCATGATCTCAATGCAGTATTTTCCTTATGACGTCCTATCTCCCCTCTCAGTGCAGGTGGGTACTTGGGAGAAACCCTAGGACAATGCTGTTACTTCCATTCACCAGGTATCAGACTTGAAAAAGGGGTGATCAAGCATTGGAGGTCTCTCCTGAGAGGcaggcagagagggagaaggggaattATTAGGAGTAAGTCACCTGCAGTCAGGAACTCCAAGGGCTCCAAAGACTGAAAATGAAGAatactttttttcagatttttatttacttatttattttccaaaattaggGTTTTGTAAAACTTGAActgtagctgatttacaataatgtgttagtttctggtgtacagcaaagtgattctgttatacacatatttatatatacatcttttccattataggttattataagatattgaatatagttccctgtgctatgcagtaaatccttgttggttacctattttatatacagtagtgtgtatctgttatccctcccctgcctcctctttggtaaccataaatttgttttctatgtctgtgagtctgtttctgttttgtaaataagttcatttgtattgcttttcagattccacatataaatgataccctataatatttgtctttctctgtttgacttacttcatttagtacgataatctctcagtccacccatgttgctgcaaatggcaatatttcattctttttttgtggctgagtagtattgcattatatatgtatgtgtgtgtatatatatatatatatatttatatctgcacatatgtgtatatataccacactgAAGATgaagaatatttattaattattatctCCTAGGACCTGTGCTAACTATTGCAAatacattctttcattttatctaaTATCCACACGAAgtagaaactattattattttcatttcacagatgcagaaactgaggctctgagcttGAGAAATTTTTCCCAAGGCCACATAGTTAGCATTGCAGGGTCAGGCCTGAACCCAGCCTGTGTGATGAGAGAATCCATGGTCTTAACCCCTAGGTTCCACTCTCTTTTTAGTACCAatctaataaataagaaaactttgCAGAGACCCAAAGGTTAAAGGTCAAGCCATGGGGTTTCTTTGAAATGTCACCAAATATATAACCACCTCAGAGGGGAGAACTGTAGGAATACTGTGGAGGAGAGCCCACAATTTTAAGGGCGTGATAgtgtaaaacaaaatgaaatgtaaaaactCAGCCTTGCCAGTGGTTTTGTGGTTGTgttccatttttttgttgttgttattggtgTTGTGTTTTTGCTTTCCTAGCAGGTTGACAAGTGGATTTTTCATTAAACTGGGGGTGCTGGTCTCTAGTTCCATAAATTGATTTGAAGAAAAAGAAGCTTCTCAATCCAGGCAAACAGTCGTTAATAAGTGGTCACTACTTGCAAGAAAACCCTAGCTTAGAATAACTGAATTAGATCACACCCCACCCTGACCCCATCCTCAtcgtgttttctttttcctggactAGTTTGTATGTTTGTAGAAATAGTCATACCATTAAGATGAAGGAAAAGGTctattaacaaaattaataaatgactTGTTACAGAGCCAAGCAAAATACTCCAAAAGAATCAGGCAAATTTTACCAATTAAAAACAGGGTTACTTTTGAGAATTAAAAGGGCTTTATTACTCATACACTGGGATGATACATATTAGCCAGGACTGTTCCAGGCTAAGCTATATAGTCATCACACCTATGGGTGATATGATCCCTGAAACAAAGAACACATACACCTACACACAAAGCAGGTGAAGAAATCTAGGGGGAGAAAAGAAGGCTTTTGCTCATTACGGTTGGTTAACATGTTGCCAGGTTTTATTCATCTCACTATtttcagtgcctagcacagggcctgataCTTAGTAGGCAGTTGGGAAATAATCCATGTTACCTTGTATGTGTGTTGATGAAACATACACGCATGCTTGCATATGCAggtgcacgcgcgcacacacacacacacacacacacacacacacataccccacaGACAATCTGCCCAgccaatatagtcattttcacacaaGGAGAAAAGAAGCGTTCTTTTTTAATGCTGACATTTGGAAGCTGAGCTTTCCGGACCAGCTCAACTTCACAATCTACTTTGTCCTTCTAAATGGATTCCCCAGAAGAAAAGTCGAAGACAGCAAATGCCTCCCCCACAATACAGATAAAATTTTCTGCTTAATTAGGCATTGACATGTTTACTATAACCTTTACAGAAGAGTAACTCGCGCTGAGAGAccctttttgtctgttttcttctgcAGAACAGACTAAATCTCATGCCCCCGATAAAGTAACGCATTGAAAAGCCTCATAAAAAAAATGCCAAAGCATCCATCAGAGTGAGTGTATTTTAACAATGGCTGGAGGTTCCAAGgagttttaaaaaacacattttaatattatacatttaaaactGTTCACTTAAGTGGTTTTGTTTGCCACCAGCAgctgaggggagagagagggaagacagCCAGAATATGGGTGATC from Mesoplodon densirostris isolate mMesDen1 chromosome 16, mMesDen1 primary haplotype, whole genome shotgun sequence includes:
- the TSHZ2 gene encoding teashirt homolog 2; the protein is MPRRKQQAPKRAAGYAQEEQLKEEEEIKEEEEEEDSGSVAQLQGSNDPGTDEELETGPEQKGCFSYQNSPGSHLSNQDAENESLLSDASDQVSDIKSVCGRDALDKKASAHPKLPNEAHSCMDKMTAVYANILSDSYWSGLGLGFKLSNSERRNCDPRNGSNKTDFDWHQDALSKSLQQNLPSRSVSKPSLFSSVQLYRQSSKMCGTVFTGASRFRCRQCSAAYDTLVELTVHMNETGHYQDDNRKKDKLRPTSYSKPRKRAFQDMDKEDAQKVLKCMFCGDSFDSLQDLSVHMIKTKHYQKVPLKEPVPTISSKMVTPAKKRIFDINRPCSPDSTTGSFADSFPSQKNANLQLSSNNRYGYQNGASYTWQFEACKSQILKCMECGSSHDTLQQLTTHMMVTGHFLKVTSSASKKGKQLVLDPLAMEKMQSLSDAPNSDSLAPKPSSNSASDCTASTTELKREGKKEKPEQINKDEKVMKSEDCEDPLQKPLDPTIKYQYLREEDLEDGSKGGGDILKSLENTVTTAINKAQNGAPSWSAYPSIHAAYQLSEGTKPSLPMGSQVLQIRPNLTNKLRPIAPKWKVMPLVSVPTSLTPYTQVKKEPEDKDEVKECGKESPREEASSFSHSEGDSFSKCEPPSESKKAEPCPRKEEDKRMKEGGEKEKPQPLEPASSLSNGCALANHASALPCINPLSALQSVLNNHLGKATEPLRSPSCSSPSSSTMSMFHKSNLSVVDKPVLSPVSTRPASVSRRYLFENNDQPIDLTKSKSKKAESSQAQSCTSPPQKHALSDIADMVKVLPKATTPKPAASSRVPPVKLEMDVRRFEDVSSEVSTLHKRKGRQSNWNPQHLLILQAQFASSLFQTSEGKYLLSDLGPQERMQISKFTGLSMTTISHWLANVKYQLRKTGGTKFLKNMDKGQPVFYCSDCVSQFRTPSTYISHLESHLGFQMKDMTRVAVEQQSKVEREISRVSSAQRSPETIAGEEDTDSKFKCKLCCRTFVSKHAVKLHLSKTHSKSPEHHSQFVTDVDEE